In Brevibacillus brevis NBRC 100599, a single genomic region encodes these proteins:
- a CDS encoding DUF4274 domain-containing protein: protein MDDILYDESEQKRCKKIKRLDSSVLLHAVVNGYNWDDGPEAMIVAFENPACATITLFDLYERMDADYWLEMDEEEIAESEERKRWRMLAMQLKEKLADE, encoded by the coding sequence GTGGACGATATTTTATATGACGAATCTGAGCAGAAGCGGTGCAAAAAAATAAAACGGCTTGATTCATCTGTTCTCCTTCATGCTGTAGTGAATGGCTACAACTGGGATGACGGACCAGAGGCGATGATTGTGGCTTTTGAGAATCCTGCCTGTGCAACGATCACTCTTTTTGATTTGTATGAACGGATGGATGCCGACTATTGGCTGGAAATGGATGAGGAGGAAATCGCGGAATCGGAGGAACGAAAGCGCTGGAGAATGCTCGCCATGCAATTAAAAGAGAAACTTGCAGATGAATGA
- a CDS encoding MFS transporter — protein MATFFLIMIYLSFISLGLPDSVLGAAWPVIQAEYGAAFGMAGVINIVIASGTIVSSLMSGALLKRLGTGQITLISCLITAAALLGFSFAPSMIWLMVLALPLGLGAGCVDTALNHYVATHYQAHHMSWLHCFWGVGATLGPIIMSSFIRDHDLWRNGYLTISLIQFALVVLLAFTLPLWKRMENIQSHAVKESQVQQSRGQSEQPLRTKGVKLTLLTFLFYCGAEASVGLWGSSFLVNEKELPSSVAAMWVAMYYGGITVGRFITGFVTFKVSNRVLIRSGLLVAFTGAALLMFPLPTFCSLIGFLLLGLGFAPIYPCMLHDTPERFGKEQTKKLMGYQMAVAYTGATFLPPLLGWLATQTTISILPFFTAFYIAFMLYGSERVNRITKQQAARSEMI, from the coding sequence GTGGCAACCTTCTTTTTGATCATGATTTACTTGTCGTTTATCAGCTTGGGTCTTCCCGATTCGGTACTGGGGGCAGCTTGGCCGGTCATCCAAGCAGAATATGGGGCGGCATTTGGTATGGCTGGTGTGATCAATATTGTGATTGCGTCTGGAACGATCGTATCTAGCTTGATGAGCGGTGCATTACTAAAACGACTGGGGACAGGACAGATCACACTGATTAGCTGTTTAATCACAGCGGCAGCCTTGCTTGGATTTTCTTTTGCCCCATCAATGATATGGTTGATGGTATTGGCATTGCCACTGGGACTAGGAGCTGGCTGTGTAGATACCGCATTGAATCATTATGTCGCCACGCATTATCAAGCCCATCATATGAGCTGGCTGCATTGCTTCTGGGGTGTGGGTGCTACGCTTGGCCCCATTATTATGTCTAGCTTTATACGCGATCATGATTTATGGCGGAATGGCTACTTGACTATTTCTCTTATTCAATTTGCTTTAGTCGTACTTCTAGCGTTTACACTTCCTTTGTGGAAACGGATGGAAAACATACAAAGCCATGCTGTCAAAGAATCACAAGTTCAGCAGTCTCGTGGGCAGAGCGAACAACCGTTACGGACAAAAGGCGTTAAGCTGACTTTGCTCACATTTCTCTTCTATTGCGGGGCTGAAGCATCGGTAGGATTATGGGGGAGCAGCTTTTTGGTAAATGAAAAAGAGCTACCTTCGTCTGTCGCGGCGATGTGGGTAGCCATGTATTACGGTGGCATTACCGTTGGTAGATTTATTACGGGCTTTGTTACTTTTAAAGTGAGCAACCGCGTCCTGATTCGCAGTGGACTTCTCGTAGCATTCACCGGGGCAGCGCTGTTGATGTTTCCATTACCGACCTTCTGCTCGCTAATCGGTTTTCTGTTGCTCGGGTTAGGCTTCGCCCCGATTTATCCCTGTATGCTGCATGATACCCCAGAACGTTTTGGGAAAGAGCAAACGAAAAAGCTGATGGGCTATCAGATGGCGGTTGCGTACACGGGTGCCACATTTTTGCCTCCGTTGCTCGGGTGGCTTGCTACACAGACGACCATTTCTATTTTACCGTTTTTTACAGCCTTCTACATTGCGTTCATGCTATATGGTTCTGAGAGAGTCAATCGAATCACAAAGCAACAGGCTGCCCGATCAGAAATGATCTAG
- a CDS encoding TetR/AcrR family transcriptional regulator, protein MNRRRLTQSERKQETRQLLIDAAIETFARLGFHGASVDKIADHAGFTKGAVYAHFQSKEDLFLAILEGQMQLHVSNILHVIDHQPSLSHFIEAMNAYFMSVQQQNRTWNMLNLEFLLYAMREESVRERWSNMIIESVLHLSEAIQTLIPKESDSTLSADEMAWTILALEHGMSTFYYISGDQMPLSLYGKALQNMLSSK, encoded by the coding sequence ATGAACAGACGCAGATTAACCCAATCAGAGCGTAAACAGGAAACACGGCAATTGCTCATTGACGCAGCCATTGAGACCTTTGCTCGGTTAGGCTTCCACGGGGCTTCCGTTGATAAAATCGCAGACCATGCTGGATTTACCAAAGGAGCTGTTTATGCTCATTTTCAGTCCAAAGAAGATCTCTTTCTCGCTATTTTGGAAGGTCAGATGCAATTACATGTGTCGAATATCCTTCACGTAATTGATCACCAGCCATCATTATCGCATTTTATAGAAGCCATGAACGCCTATTTTATGTCCGTTCAGCAACAAAATCGCACGTGGAACATGCTGAACCTGGAATTTTTGCTGTATGCCATGCGTGAAGAGTCTGTTCGAGAGCGATGGTCGAACATGATCATCGAGTCGGTACTGCATCTTTCCGAGGCCATACAGACCTTGATACCAAAAGAAAGTGACTCTACTCTATCCGCGGATGAAATGGCATGGACGATTCTTGCTTTAGAGCATGGCATGTCGACCTTTTATTACATCAGCGGCGACCAGATGCCCCTGTCTTTATACGGAAAAGCTTTGCAAAACATGCTGTCGTCTAAATAG
- the cyoE gene encoding heme o synthase, protein MQREESVATRNRPMSNILAQTVKTGIIKSNLIPMFAGLTLALYTYHFSLMDKLPEILFATIGSILIMAAAGAFNNVYDRDIDSVMERTKNRPTVTGDISTKTVLWLASLMTIFGLAALVLASPLAAIMGFLGLFFYVVPYTMWTKRRTIYNTEVGSISGAMPPLIGWAAIHPDVTHPAILGLFIIMVIWQMPHFYAIAIRKHDEYKAAGVPMLPVVKGARRTYIQTNVYLVILIASSFLFWSLSAGLTFMALLLNVLWLVLSVFGYRKMDSQKWSKTMFIYSLIHMTVLFSTVIIYSLMGIIFKL, encoded by the coding sequence ATGCAGAGGGAAGAAAGCGTCGCAACGCGGAATCGGCCTATGTCCAATATCTTGGCGCAAACAGTTAAGACGGGAATTATCAAATCGAATCTGATTCCGATGTTTGCCGGATTAACATTGGCACTATATACGTATCACTTCAGTCTAATGGATAAGCTGCCAGAAATCTTATTTGCTACAATCGGCTCTATTTTAATCATGGCAGCTGCGGGTGCTTTTAATAACGTGTATGATCGCGATATCGATTCTGTCATGGAGCGGACGAAAAACAGACCTACGGTGACAGGGGATATATCGACAAAGACGGTTTTATGGCTTGCCTCTCTGATGACGATTTTTGGCTTGGCGGCTCTCGTCTTGGCATCACCATTGGCTGCTATTATGGGTTTTCTCGGACTGTTTTTTTATGTCGTGCCTTATACGATGTGGACGAAAAGAAGAACGATTTACAATACGGAGGTAGGGAGTATTTCTGGGGCAATGCCGCCGCTCATCGGTTGGGCCGCCATTCACCCAGATGTAACGCATCCTGCTATCCTTGGTCTCTTTATCATCATGGTCATTTGGCAAATGCCTCACTTCTATGCGATCGCGATTCGCAAGCATGATGAGTACAAGGCGGCTGGGGTTCCGATGTTGCCTGTGGTCAAAGGTGCAAGACGTACCTACATTCAAACAAATGTGTATTTAGTCATTTTAATTGCAAGCAGCTTTCTATTTTGGTCATTAAGCGCTGGTCTTACGTTTATGGCTCTGCTCCTGAATGTTTTATGGCTGGTTCTGAGTGTCTTTGGATACCGGAAAATGGATTCACAGAAATGGTCGAAAACGATGTTTATTTATTCGCTGATTCATATGACGGTGCTGTTCTCGACGGTGATTATTTACTCGCTGATGGGGATTATTTTCAAACTGTAA
- a CDS encoding heterocycloanthracin/sonorensin family bacteriocin has protein sequence MQRWDKEKMNDATLVRGRCGGCGRCGGCSRCSCGRCGRCSCSCSCSCSCSCSCSCTCSCTCFFPCFIVFDDF, from the coding sequence ATGCAGCGTTGGGACAAAGAAAAAATGAATGACGCGACGCTAGTTCGAGGTAGGTGTGGCGGATGTGGCAGATGTGGTGGTTGCAGCAGATGTAGTTGTGGTCGTTGCGGTCGTTGCTCTTGCTCCTGTAGCTGTTCCTGCTCCTGCTCCTGCTCTTGCTCCTGCACTTGCAGTTGCACTTGCTTCTTCCCATGCTTTATCGTGTTTGACGATTTCTAA
- a CDS encoding putative thiazole-containing bacteriocin maturation protein — translation MDKLNPSMRIKVKRDTVYIPDSDGSVYFRNNIGTFRMKGDMIDRWVDQLFPMFNGVHTLEQLTDDLPEEYQQQIFQVAGTLLENGFLQDVSLEKSHELSPEVMSRYAAQIEYLDQLGGSGGYRFQKYRTEKVLVIGAGSFLLSAIHALLESGCVQFHYAITNETATNRERLEAIIEHSRRKDPHVDLDELKLTLWEGADWSATIEPFTGILYTSANVNKDEVSMIQLACREREKVFVPALFVQQKGMVGPLIHPQSEACFESALRRLHRQALCADPEQHPYSMTAAAMLANIAVFEWFKYVSGVNEAEEPNKIYLLNLETMEGSWQSYMPHPMQKEEVGIEVLDERELELRISKETEQKESLLSLFPSWTSPDTGIFHSWEEGELTQLPLTQCRVTAVDPVADGPAELLSTVVCAGYTHDEARREAGLVGAEMYVGRMVDHLIAQNSAYQADLESNIGVGAGETAAEGLCRALQHCLTLTYVSEMKGRQPTARPVQVDSIVDEQSQFYVRSFATLGEKLRVAKGHEVCGFPVYWVETRTGWYGSIGLLEREALRKALMYALQQIQTPTNQVSKYVLTAQSVGLTGEAIELACSSVQEELEKEVWKQAVEVLALHQLSPRIMNAAIEPFLEEDLGGVFALLLSRRCSDEC, via the coding sequence ATGGATAAGCTGAATCCTTCGATGCGCATAAAAGTGAAGCGGGATACAGTGTATATACCCGATTCAGATGGAAGCGTGTATTTTCGCAATAACATCGGGACTTTCCGCATGAAGGGCGACATGATCGATCGGTGGGTAGATCAGTTATTTCCCATGTTTAATGGTGTGCATACGTTGGAGCAATTGACCGACGATTTGCCGGAAGAATATCAGCAACAAATTTTTCAAGTGGCCGGGACACTTTTAGAAAATGGATTCCTTCAAGATGTGAGCCTGGAGAAATCACATGAATTATCACCAGAGGTCATGTCGAGGTATGCCGCGCAGATTGAATATTTGGATCAGTTAGGCGGATCAGGAGGGTATCGGTTTCAAAAATATCGAACAGAAAAAGTATTGGTGATCGGGGCAGGCTCCTTTCTCCTTTCTGCCATCCATGCATTGCTGGAATCGGGATGCGTTCAATTCCATTACGCGATCACGAATGAGACTGCGACCAATCGTGAGCGGCTAGAGGCGATTATAGAACATTCGCGTAGGAAGGACCCACACGTGGACCTGGATGAACTCAAGCTGACGTTGTGGGAGGGAGCCGACTGGTCAGCGACCATCGAGCCTTTCACTGGTATTTTGTACACGTCAGCAAACGTAAACAAGGACGAAGTGAGTATGATCCAGCTCGCGTGCAGAGAGCGGGAGAAGGTGTTTGTTCCGGCGTTATTTGTCCAGCAAAAAGGAATGGTAGGGCCGCTGATTCATCCACAGTCAGAGGCGTGCTTTGAATCGGCTTTGCGTCGTTTACATCGGCAGGCTTTGTGTGCGGACCCCGAACAACATCCATATTCAATGACCGCAGCAGCCATGCTGGCGAACATCGCTGTTTTTGAATGGTTTAAATACGTTTCAGGTGTCAATGAAGCAGAGGAACCAAACAAAATTTATTTGTTAAATCTGGAGACGATGGAAGGAAGCTGGCAGTCCTACATGCCTCACCCCATGCAAAAAGAAGAGGTGGGCATAGAGGTATTGGATGAGAGAGAGCTTGAATTACGGATATCGAAAGAGACAGAACAGAAAGAAAGTCTATTGTCTCTGTTTCCGTCATGGACCTCCCCAGATACCGGGATTTTTCACAGCTGGGAAGAGGGGGAGCTTACGCAGCTACCACTGACACAGTGTAGGGTGACAGCAGTCGACCCTGTGGCAGATGGTCCTGCGGAGCTATTATCAACAGTTGTATGCGCAGGATATACCCATGACGAGGCGCGTAGAGAAGCAGGATTGGTTGGGGCAGAGATGTATGTGGGAAGAATGGTGGACCACCTAATCGCTCAAAATTCAGCTTATCAAGCCGATCTGGAGAGCAATATCGGAGTTGGAGCAGGAGAAACGGCAGCAGAAGGTTTATGCCGGGCGTTACAGCATTGTTTGACACTCACGTATGTGTCAGAAATGAAAGGACGACAACCAACGGCTAGACCTGTGCAGGTTGATTCGATTGTGGATGAACAGTCCCAGTTTTATGTACGGTCTTTCGCTACATTAGGTGAGAAACTGAGGGTTGCAAAAGGTCATGAGGTATGCGGATTTCCGGTGTATTGGGTGGAAACGCGCACGGGATGGTACGGGAGTATTGGCTTGTTAGAGCGAGAAGCATTGCGAAAAGCACTGATGTATGCCTTGCAACAGATTCAAACGCCAACCAATCAAGTGTCCAAGTATGTACTAACTGCGCAATCTGTCGGCTTGACGGGTGAAGCCATCGAACTTGCATGCAGTAGCGTTCAGGAAGAATTGGAAAAAGAGGTCTGGAAACAAGCTGTCGAGGTACTGGCTCTTCATCAACTTTCTCCTCGAATCATGAATGCCGCGATAGAGCCTTTCCTGGAAGAAGACCTTGGTGGCGTATTTGCCTTGCTGCTCTCGAGGAGGTGCTCCGATGAGTGCTGA
- a CDS encoding TOMM precursor leader peptide-binding protein produces the protein MSADILVIGDGILAELVSEHLKNDYRVWNSEDMASATSGADLALLLHDTYHPALHVQAEKHFRQTNTPWLRGFVSFGEAIVGPLVHPDQTGCSQCADMRRLMAGRDRKEMWKVQNMLREKGGIPRDPWSSRSGLLQVAYHVSAEVERIVEGRQAQLSEHIQFIDLQTLTSTRHFFLPNPVCPVCSRLPEDSEERARIRLKPIVKHSPDSYRTKSIASLKQALSTEYLDSRTGFLNGKVRDLVSVFADVSVNLPLFSHDEGTAGRSVSYADSEITAILEGMERYCGLMPRGKKTMVRDCYANLAPYALDPTTAGTHSEEQYALPNFPFQPFDPKREMNWVWGYSFKEERPILVPELMAYYSMGFGEGVVFETSNGCALGGSLEEAIFYGILEVVERDAFLLTWYAQLPLPRLDPATVNDRELLLLIDRMQTVTNYDLYLFDATMENGIPAVWTIAKNRGAEGLHLVCAAGAHPDPIRAVKSSIYETAAMLMTLTDKYEANRDKYLRMLQDSSLVKKMDDHAMLYSLPEAAERLSFLMDGSRPMVSFAERFPGKNQNHDLTDDLRELLGVFQKLDLDVIVVDQTTPEVGRHGLSCVRVLIPGMLPMTFGQHLTRITGLKRVLEVPVKLGYVKQPLRVDELNPFPHPFP, from the coding sequence ATGAGTGCTGACATTCTTGTCATTGGAGACGGAATACTGGCAGAGTTGGTTTCAGAACATTTGAAGAACGACTATCGCGTCTGGAACAGTGAAGACATGGCGTCTGCGACAAGTGGAGCAGATTTGGCTCTCCTGTTGCACGATACGTATCATCCTGCTTTGCATGTACAGGCAGAAAAACATTTTCGCCAAACAAATACCCCATGGCTGCGCGGCTTTGTTTCATTCGGGGAGGCCATCGTAGGTCCGTTGGTTCATCCAGATCAAACAGGATGCTCCCAGTGTGCAGACATGCGGCGATTGATGGCGGGACGCGATCGCAAAGAGATGTGGAAGGTACAAAATATGCTGAGGGAGAAAGGCGGCATACCCCGTGATCCATGGTCATCTCGCTCGGGATTGTTACAAGTGGCATACCATGTCAGTGCGGAGGTTGAACGTATAGTTGAGGGTAGGCAAGCCCAGTTATCTGAGCATATCCAGTTTATTGATTTGCAAACATTGACCAGCACGCGCCACTTCTTCTTGCCCAATCCTGTATGTCCGGTATGCAGTCGGCTGCCTGAGGATTCTGAAGAGCGGGCAAGAATACGCTTGAAGCCTATTGTAAAGCATAGTCCAGACAGCTACCGGACAAAATCTATAGCCTCTTTGAAACAAGCTCTCTCCACCGAATATTTGGATTCCCGTACTGGGTTTTTGAATGGAAAAGTCCGAGATCTTGTCTCGGTGTTCGCAGATGTAAGTGTCAATCTGCCGTTATTTTCACATGACGAGGGTACGGCTGGCAGGTCTGTTTCATATGCGGATAGTGAGATAACGGCGATTTTGGAAGGAATGGAAAGATATTGCGGGCTTATGCCGCGTGGCAAGAAGACGATGGTGCGTGACTGCTATGCAAACCTTGCGCCGTATGCCCTTGATCCGACAACAGCGGGGACCCATTCAGAAGAGCAGTATGCTCTGCCAAATTTTCCGTTTCAGCCATTTGATCCGAAGCGAGAGATGAACTGGGTATGGGGTTATTCCTTTAAAGAAGAGCGACCCATTCTTGTACCTGAGCTCATGGCCTACTACAGTATGGGATTCGGGGAGGGTGTTGTATTTGAGACCTCCAATGGCTGTGCGTTAGGCGGTAGTTTGGAGGAGGCGATCTTCTACGGCATCCTCGAAGTGGTGGAGCGAGATGCTTTCTTGTTGACCTGGTATGCCCAATTGCCATTGCCGCGCCTTGATCCCGCTACGGTCAATGATCGGGAATTGCTTCTTCTCATTGATCGTATGCAGACTGTTACCAATTACGATTTGTACTTGTTCGATGCGACTATGGAAAATGGAATTCCCGCTGTATGGACGATTGCGAAAAACCGCGGAGCGGAAGGCCTGCACCTCGTTTGTGCAGCAGGTGCGCATCCAGACCCTATCCGCGCTGTGAAAAGCTCCATTTACGAAACGGCAGCCATGCTCATGACTTTGACAGACAAGTACGAAGCGAATCGAGACAAATACTTGCGTATGCTTCAAGATTCGTCCCTCGTGAAAAAGATGGACGATCATGCAATGCTTTACAGCTTGCCAGAAGCAGCGGAGCGCTTATCCTTTCTCATGGATGGTTCACGTCCGATGGTCTCTTTCGCTGAACGCTTTCCTGGAAAAAACCAAAATCATGATCTAACAGACGATTTGCGGGAGTTGCTCGGTGTATTCCAAAAGTTGGATCTCGATGTCATTGTGGTAGATCAAACGACACCAGAGGTAGGGCGCCATGGCTTATCTTGCGTGCGTGTATTGATTCCTGGCATGCTTCCGATGACTTTTGGCCAGCATCTTACGCGAATAACGGGATTGAAACGAGTATTGGAGGTCCCTGTGAAGCTGGGGTATGTGAAACAACCGCTGCGTGTAGACGAGTTGAATCCTTTTCCCCATCCGTTTCCATAA